A genomic stretch from Desulfolutivibrio sulfodismutans DSM 3696 includes:
- a CDS encoding ABC transporter substrate-binding protein, which produces MGFLAVMLFMVTGLAAADDDAKYMEAAKKWVDQEFTPSTLSKEEQLKELEWFIKASKPFRGMEIKVVSETITTHEYESKTLAKAFYEITGIKLTHDLIQEGDVIEKIQTQMQSGQNIYDGWINDSDLIGTHFRYGHAVSLTDFMAGEGKDVTLPTLDLPDFIGTSFTTGPDGKLYQLPDQQFANLYWFRYDWFQRPDLKAKFKEIYGYELGVPVNWSAYEDIAEFFTDKVKEIDGKRVYGHMDYGKKSPDLGWRFTDAWLSMAGTGDKGLPNGKPVDEWGIRVDGCRPVASSVSRGGATNGPAAVYAMEKYMEWLKKYAPAEALGMTFYESGPVPAQGHIAQQIFWYTAFTADMVKPGLDVVNADGSPKWRMAPSPHGAYWEEGMKLGYQDCGSWTFLKSTPIDRMKAAWLYAQFCVAKTTSLKKTIVGLTPIRNSDVTSEAMAKIAPKLGGLVEFYKSPARVAWTPTGTNVPDYPKMAQLWWQNIGETLSGEVTPQKAMDNLAEAQDKVLARLERANVQGECAPKLNPEKGADYWFAQPGAPKPKLANEKPKGETVDYDQLIKAWREGRVK; this is translated from the coding sequence ATGGGCTTCCTCGCCGTGATGCTTTTTATGGTCACGGGCCTGGCGGCGGCTGACGACGACGCCAAGTACATGGAGGCGGCCAAAAAATGGGTGGATCAGGAATTCACGCCGTCCACCCTGTCCAAGGAAGAGCAGCTCAAAGAGCTCGAATGGTTCATCAAGGCCTCCAAGCCCTTCCGGGGCATGGAGATCAAGGTTGTCTCGGAAACCATCACCACCCACGAGTACGAATCCAAGACCCTGGCCAAGGCCTTTTACGAGATCACGGGCATCAAGCTGACCCATGATCTCATCCAGGAAGGCGACGTCATCGAGAAGATCCAGACCCAGATGCAGTCGGGACAGAACATCTACGACGGCTGGATCAACGACTCCGACCTGATCGGCACCCATTTCCGCTACGGCCATGCGGTCTCTCTGACCGATTTCATGGCGGGCGAGGGCAAGGACGTGACCCTGCCCACCCTGGATCTGCCGGATTTCATCGGCACCTCCTTCACCACCGGCCCGGACGGCAAGCTCTATCAGCTCCCGGACCAGCAGTTCGCCAACCTGTACTGGTTCCGGTACGACTGGTTCCAGCGCCCCGACCTCAAGGCCAAGTTCAAGGAAATCTACGGCTATGAGCTGGGCGTGCCGGTCAACTGGTCCGCCTACGAAGACATCGCCGAATTCTTCACCGACAAGGTGAAGGAAATCGACGGTAAGCGCGTGTACGGCCACATGGACTACGGCAAAAAGAGCCCCGACCTCGGTTGGCGCTTCACCGACGCCTGGCTGTCCATGGCCGGTACCGGCGACAAGGGCCTGCCCAACGGCAAGCCCGTGGACGAGTGGGGCATCCGCGTGGATGGCTGCCGTCCCGTGGCCTCCAGCGTCTCCCGCGGCGGCGCCACCAACGGCCCGGCCGCTGTCTACGCCATGGAAAAGTACATGGAATGGCTCAAGAAGTACGCTCCGGCCGAAGCCCTGGGCATGACCTTCTACGAGTCCGGCCCGGTTCCCGCCCAGGGGCATATCGCCCAGCAGATCTTCTGGTACACGGCCTTCACCGCCGACATGGTCAAGCCCGGGCTTGACGTGGTCAACGCCGACGGCTCGCCCAAGTGGCGCATGGCCCCGTCCCCCCACGGTGCGTACTGGGAAGAAGGCATGAAGCTCGGCTACCAGGATTGCGGTTCCTGGACGTTCCTGAAAAGCACCCCCATCGACCGCATGAAGGCCGCCTGGCTGTACGCCCAGTTCTGCGTGGCCAAGACCACCTCGCTGAAAAAGACCATCGTGGGGCTTACCCCCATCCGTAACTCCGACGTGACCTCCGAGGCCATGGCCAAGATCGCGCCCAAGCTCGGCGGTCTGGTGGAGTTCTACAAGAGCCCGGCCCGCGTGGCCTGGACCCCCACCGGCACCAACGTGCCGGATTACCCGAAGATGGCCCAGTTGTGGTGGCAGAACATCGGCGAGACCCTCTCCGGAGAGGTCACCCCGCAAAAGGCCATGGACAATCTGGCCGAGGCCCAGGACAAGGTGTTGGCCCGCCTGGAGCGCGCCAATGTCCAGGGCGAATGCGCCCCGAAGCTGAACCCCGAAAAGGGCGCGGACTACTGGTTCGCCCAGCCCGGCGCCCCCAAGCCCAAGCTGGCCAACGAAAAGCCCAAGGGCGAAACCGTTGACTACGACCAGCTGATCAAGGCCTGGCGTGAAGGCCGCGTGAAGTAA
- a CDS encoding L-cysteine desulfidase family protein yields MGFSLKDILHDKAWQLLRLETDPGLGCTEPAAIGLCAAVAAAILQSREPDAIVVMTDPNIYKNAMGVSIPNANSEAGIPLAAALGAVAGEPSQRLQIFSTVTPDDLEKAQALVRQGKVTAGIAPETTGLYVKVAITAGEHTAWAVVSGRHDHVASRGLDGREMGCDENSGPSSSDSGLVALEEWLLGMTVPELVTLVDEMDSADLEYVREGLALNEALVEYGLAHGPGIAVGRTQLGLIRQGLVKKDMVVWAGVRTASGIDSRMGGAPLPAMTLAGSGNQCIAAGIPVVTVAQYADMEDQTLAVRAVMLSYLITCSIKAGVGRLSALCGSGMAGGAGVAAATAYLFGGTMEKIGGAIKNHIAAFCPVACDGAKTSCALKVGEMAAAAVKNGLLALSGCIVRATDGVVDKSPEQTMRNLGIIAKKGLCGLDPVILDIMLHKQV; encoded by the coding sequence ATGGGTTTCAGCCTGAAAGACATCCTGCACGACAAGGCCTGGCAGCTTCTGCGCCTGGAAACCGACCCCGGCCTGGGTTGCACCGAGCCCGCCGCCATCGGCCTGTGCGCCGCCGTGGCCGCCGCCATCCTGCAATCCCGCGAGCCCGACGCCATTGTCGTTATGACCGATCCCAACATCTATAAAAACGCCATGGGCGTGAGCATCCCCAACGCCAACTCCGAGGCGGGCATTCCCCTGGCCGCCGCCCTGGGGGCCGTGGCCGGGGAGCCGTCCCAGAGGCTCCAGATCTTTTCCACCGTGACCCCGGACGACCTGGAAAAAGCCCAGGCCCTGGTGCGCCAGGGCAAGGTCACGGCAGGAATCGCTCCGGAGACCACGGGCCTTTACGTCAAGGTCGCCATCACCGCCGGAGAGCACACGGCCTGGGCCGTGGTCTCGGGCCGCCACGACCATGTGGCCTCCCGGGGCCTGGACGGACGGGAGATGGGCTGCGACGAGAATTCCGGGCCATCGTCCTCGGACTCCGGGCTGGTGGCCCTGGAAGAATGGCTGCTGGGCATGACTGTGCCGGAACTGGTCACCCTGGTGGACGAGATGGACAGCGCGGACCTGGAATACGTGCGCGAGGGCCTGGCCTTAAACGAGGCCCTGGTGGAATATGGCCTGGCCCACGGTCCGGGCATCGCCGTAGGCCGCACCCAGCTTGGGCTCATCCGCCAGGGCCTTGTCAAGAAGGACATGGTGGTCTGGGCCGGGGTGCGCACGGCCTCGGGCATTGATTCCCGCATGGGCGGGGCGCCGCTTCCGGCCATGACCCTGGCCGGGTCGGGCAACCAGTGCATTGCGGCGGGCATTCCGGTGGTCACCGTGGCCCAGTATGCGGACATGGAGGACCAGACCCTTGCGGTGCGGGCGGTCATGCTAAGCTACCTCATCACCTGTTCCATCAAGGCCGGGGTGGGGCGGCTCTCAGCGCTGTGCGGCAGCGGCATGGCGGGCGGGGCGGGCGTGGCCGCCGCCACGGCCTATCTGTTCGGAGGGACGATGGAGAAGATCGGCGGGGCCATCAAAAACCACATCGCGGCCTTTTGCCCCGTGGCCTGCGACGGGGCCAAGACCAGTTGCGCCCTCAAGGTCGGGGAGATGGCGGCAGCTGCGGTCAAAAACGGCCTTCTGGCCCTGTCGGGCTGCATCGTGCGGGCCACAGACGGGGTGGTGGACAAATCCCCGGAACAGACCATGCGCAACCTGGGAATCATCGCCAAAAAAGGCCTGTGCGGTCTTGATCCGGTGATCCTGGACATCATGCTGCACAAACAGGTCTAA
- a CDS encoding ABC transporter substrate-binding protein produces the protein MKALDELMRSVRDMAEEDAASADAPVDLLLYAPCPVKLVVKDGIDRIAADHARRGRELTVHIPMGCTSVDPYDPIYRESDPDRLPGVIGSIGFGDFWRREFVSRHVRAGLFAAAPAAPLSPLHEKAGLLDPRGHYTLYGVTPYLFLADTRRLGGLPVPQAWEDVLHPRYKGELIMCGDGDDMADAVILNVYKEFGMDGLRALAANCKGFMHSSSMVKSAGSGDESAGAVYIIPAFFAETVTRPAHLRVVWPRDGAASSPLYFLAKKSERERLAEVIAFFGDGFAGIDSAAWFAPMAASAAARLPPEARLKWVGWDWIEDNDVTERRDTLNALFRDMVRKATCA, from the coding sequence ATGAAAGCCCTTGACGAACTGATGCGCTCCGTGCGCGACATGGCGGAAGAGGACGCCGCATCTGCGGATGCCCCCGTCGATCTGTTGCTCTACGCGCCCTGCCCGGTGAAGCTGGTGGTGAAGGACGGCATCGACCGCATTGCCGCCGACCATGCCCGGCGCGGCCGGGAACTCACGGTGCATATCCCCATGGGCTGCACCTCCGTGGACCCCTACGATCCCATCTACCGCGAATCCGACCCGGATCGGCTGCCCGGGGTCATCGGCTCCATCGGGTTCGGGGATTTCTGGCGGCGGGAGTTCGTTTCCCGCCACGTGCGGGCCGGACTTTTCGCCGCCGCCCCGGCGGCCCCCCTAAGCCCCCTGCACGAAAAGGCCGGGCTCCTCGATCCGCGCGGCCATTACACCCTCTACGGGGTCACCCCCTACCTTTTTCTGGCGGACACCCGCCGCCTGGGCGGCCTGCCCGTGCCGCAGGCCTGGGAAGACGTCCTGCATCCGCGTTACAAGGGCGAACTCATCATGTGCGGGGACGGCGACGACATGGCCGACGCCGTGATTTTAAACGTCTACAAAGAGTTCGGCATGGACGGACTGCGCGCCCTGGCGGCTAACTGCAAGGGCTTCATGCATTCCTCGTCCATGGTCAAATCCGCCGGGTCCGGCGATGAGTCGGCCGGGGCGGTGTATATCATCCCGGCCTTCTTCGCCGAGACCGTCACCCGGCCGGCGCATCTGCGGGTGGTCTGGCCTCGCGACGGCGCGGCGTCGAGCCCGTTGTATTTTCTGGCCAAAAAAAGCGAGCGGGAGCGTCTGGCCGAGGTCATCGCCTTTTTCGGGGACGGATTTGCGGGAATCGACAGCGCGGCCTGGTTTGCGCCCATGGCCGCTTCTGCGGCGGCCAGGCTTCCCCCCGAGGCCCGTCTCAAGTGGGTGGGCTGGGACTGGATCGAGGACAACGACGTCACCGAGCGCCGCGACACCTTAAACGCCCTTTTTCGGGACATGGTCCGGAAGGCGACATGCGCCTGA
- a CDS encoding GTP-binding protein — MRLITVSGPPSCGKTAVLSKACRALMDAGTACAVVKFDCLQSRDGEIYREIGVPVSVVFSGGLCPDHFYASNLEEAFAWAMGTGAGCFVIETAGLCNRCSPHLRGALGLCVIDNLMGIDAPAKIGPMLRLADLVVVTKGDLVSQAEREVYRHRIRQMNSRAVIRHVNGLTGQGCAELARIMEQAPDLSSVTDVKLRFSMPAAVCSYCLSETRIGVRYQKGNVKKARFGGGDVHDDH; from the coding sequence ATGCGCCTGATCACCGTGTCCGGGCCGCCCTCCTGCGGCAAGACCGCCGTATTGTCCAAGGCCTGCCGGGCACTCATGGACGCGGGCACGGCCTGCGCCGTGGTCAAGTTCGACTGCCTGCAAAGCCGCGACGGGGAGATCTACCGCGAGATCGGTGTGCCGGTATCCGTGGTCTTTTCCGGCGGCCTGTGCCCGGACCACTTTTATGCCTCGAACCTGGAAGAGGCCTTTGCCTGGGCCATGGGAACCGGCGCGGGATGCTTCGTCATCGAAACCGCCGGGTTGTGCAACCGCTGCTCGCCGCATCTGCGCGGGGCCCTTGGGCTGTGCGTCATCGACAACCTCATGGGCATCGACGCCCCGGCCAAGATCGGCCCCATGCTGCGGCTGGCCGACCTCGTGGTGGTCACCAAGGGCGATCTGGTCTCCCAGGCCGAACGCGAGGTGTACCGGCACCGCATCCGCCAGATGAACAGCCGGGCCGTGATCCGCCACGTCAACGGCCTAACCGGCCAAGGCTGCGCCGAATTGGCCCGGATCATGGAGCAGGCCCCGGATCTTTCCTCGGTCACGGACGTGAAGCTGCGGTTTTCCATGCCCGCCGCCGTCTGCTCCTATTGCCTGAGCGAAACCCGCATCGGCGTGCGCTACCAGAAGGGCAATGTGAAAAAGGCCCGTTTCGGAGGCGGCGATGTCCACGACGATCATTGA
- a CDS encoding ATP-binding cassette domain-containing protein, which translates to MSTTIIEGVFVPRTMTLTAGRDKSGRPEACDVSFAAGQVTALLGPTGSGKSRFLSDIESMAQGDTPTGRTLLLDGRSPDADERFALTGRLVAQLTQNMNFVLDMGVLDFLTTHAESRGAADPKDVADRVFAAANALAGEPFSPEIQLTQLSGGQSRALMIADTALLSWSPVLLIDEIENAGVDKKKALELLVQSDKIIVMATHDPVLALSAHRRLVFEHGAVRAVVERSGREEGVLARLSAMETEISRVRERLRRGAAVDGSKAT; encoded by the coding sequence ATGTCCACGACGATCATTGAGGGCGTTTTCGTGCCCCGGACCATGACCCTGACCGCCGGACGCGACAAGTCGGGGCGGCCCGAGGCTTGCGACGTGTCGTTTGCCGCCGGGCAGGTCACGGCGCTTCTGGGGCCCACGGGCTCGGGCAAGAGCCGTTTTCTCTCGGACATCGAGTCCATGGCCCAGGGCGACACCCCAACCGGACGCACGCTCTTGCTCGACGGACGTTCCCCGGACGCGGACGAGCGTTTCGCCCTGACGGGCAGGCTGGTGGCCCAGCTCACCCAGAACATGAACTTTGTCCTGGACATGGGGGTGCTGGATTTTCTGACCACGCACGCCGAAAGCCGGGGGGCGGCCGACCCGAAAGATGTGGCCGACCGTGTCTTCGCCGCCGCCAATGCCCTGGCCGGGGAGCCGTTTTCCCCGGAGATCCAGCTCACCCAGCTTTCGGGCGGCCAGTCGCGGGCGCTTATGATCGCGGACACGGCGCTCCTTAGCTGGTCGCCGGTGCTGCTCATCGACGAGATCGAAAACGCCGGGGTGGACAAGAAAAAGGCCCTGGAGCTTTTGGTGCAAAGCGACAAGATCATCGTCATGGCCACCCATGATCCGGTCCTGGCCCTGTCGGCGCATCGGCGACTGGTCTTCGAGCATGGCGCGGTACGGGCCGTCGTGGAGCGCAGCGGCCGGGAGGAGGGCGTTCTGGCCAGGCTGTCGGCCATGGAGACGGAGATCTCCCGGGTGCGGGAGCGCCTGCGCCGCGGTGCGGCCGTGGACGGCTCGAAAGCCACATGA
- a CDS encoding chemotaxis protein produces the protein MSQTNILLEAGTNEFEIIEFYIDEQAQGDEKPYRAYFGVNVAKVLEIIRLPTVTEMPHMPHPSVIGTFNLRSRVIPLIDLSLWLGKPMARTESTKVIVAEFNKVVNAFMVSGVTRIHRKSWNDVEPPSGYTAQFAARNFTGVVKFEDRILLLLDMEQIIWDLNPALAIRMDRTGRKDGMVDRTHYKTLVVDDSNSIRRLIVSYLEKDGFSVEQDINGQNAWNRLTEWKRLAAERGVPLSEYVDLVVTDLEMPSMDGHSLCKKIKDDPVLKSLPVILFSSLINHQLYHKGISVGADDQVTKPEIATLADRAKKLIEGDLDGIPKRILTE, from the coding sequence ATGTCGCAAACCAATATTTTGCTTGAAGCCGGAACAAACGAATTTGAAATCATTGAGTTTTACATAGATGAGCAGGCTCAGGGCGATGAAAAGCCCTATCGGGCCTATTTCGGCGTCAACGTGGCCAAGGTGCTGGAAATCATCCGTCTGCCCACGGTCACGGAGATGCCGCACATGCCGCACCCCAGCGTCATCGGCACGTTCAACCTGCGCTCCAGGGTCATTCCGCTCATCGACCTGAGCCTGTGGCTGGGCAAACCCATGGCCCGCACGGAGTCCACCAAGGTCATCGTGGCCGAGTTCAACAAGGTGGTCAACGCCTTCATGGTTTCGGGCGTCACCCGCATTCACCGCAAGAGCTGGAACGATGTGGAGCCGCCAAGCGGTTATACCGCGCAATTTGCGGCCCGAAACTTCACGGGCGTGGTCAAGTTCGAGGATCGCATCCTGCTGCTTCTGGATATGGAGCAGATCATCTGGGATTTGAACCCCGCCCTGGCCATCCGCATGGACCGCACCGGCCGCAAGGACGGCATGGTGGATCGCACCCACTACAAAACCCTGGTGGTGGACGATTCCAATTCCATTCGTCGATTGATCGTTTCCTACCTGGAGAAGGACGGCTTTTCCGTGGAGCAGGACATCAACGGCCAAAACGCCTGGAACAGGCTTACGGAATGGAAGCGTCTGGCTGCCGAACGGGGCGTGCCGCTTTCCGAATACGTGGATCTGGTGGTCACGGACCTGGAGATGCCGTCCATGGACGGCCATTCCTTGTGCAAAAAGATCAAGGACGACCCGGTGCTCAAATCCCTGCCGGTGATTCTTTTCTCCTCGCTGATCAACCACCAGCTCTACCACAAGGGCATTTCCGTGGGGGCCGACGACCAGGTGACCAAACCCGAGATCGCCACACTGGCCGACCGGGCCAAAAAGCTTATCGAGGGCGACCTGGACGGCATCCCGAAACGGATACTGACCGAATAG
- a CDS encoding autotransporter assembly complex protein TamA: MGLACAFFFLSPPLSSFAADKTPPPDGVAYVVEIQGVADPELASLLGEVSSVRQAQDTPSPSIFLLKGRAESDLAAFKDVFNSRGFFAAETTVAIDQQTAPVKVIFQVTLGDAFVLREVRFTLPEGEENRKVDFPTPKDLGLDINAPFSAKAVLAAQETLLRRFQEQGRPFPDVAERRITADFAAHAVTVLWRVDPGPDAAFGETDIQGLTEVNPAVVRREIPWSVGQPYDIRLVEQLRTRLMALGLFSSIEAQPNRELDAKDRATVVLRLLERKHRTFKGGVDYKSDEGPGFTLGWEHRNLFGQGEKLSLSAGASPIRQYGEAMFELPALWHPRQKLTAKARYANEELEAYVGENFTATTLLRREMGDHLSAAAGLGYRLSIISEDKSRPWESGKDYHFVFVPMEMAYDSRDDPLDPQKGFLTSLSLAPYAGTAGQSGFVRPELNAAFYWRLFDSPDVIFANRGYLGADIGASMDELPSDLRFYAGGGGSIRGYPYQTVGPLRSKTPTGGRSVFTFSSELRVRLSEYVGVVPFLDGGTAFADALPPYQESLRFGAGLGLRVYTPIGPIRVDVATPLNRRENIDDVGQFYISIGQAF; encoded by the coding sequence TTGGGGCTGGCGTGCGCCTTTTTTTTCCTGTCGCCCCCGCTCTCATCCTTTGCGGCGGACAAGACGCCGCCGCCCGATGGCGTGGCCTATGTCGTGGAGATCCAGGGCGTGGCCGATCCGGAGCTGGCGTCCCTGCTCGGTGAGGTCTCGAGCGTCAGACAGGCCCAGGATACGCCCTCGCCTTCGATCTTTCTGCTCAAGGGGCGGGCCGAATCCGACCTGGCCGCCTTCAAGGACGTCTTCAATTCCCGGGGATTTTTTGCGGCCGAAACCACTGTGGCTATCGACCAGCAGACCGCGCCGGTCAAGGTGATCTTCCAGGTCACGCTGGGGGATGCCTTCGTTTTGCGCGAGGTCCGGTTTACGCTTCCCGAGGGCGAGGAAAACCGCAAAGTGGATTTCCCGACTCCCAAAGACCTCGGGCTGGACATAAACGCCCCCTTTTCGGCCAAGGCCGTGCTGGCCGCCCAGGAAACCCTGCTGCGCCGCTTTCAGGAACAGGGCCGCCCTTTCCCGGATGTTGCCGAACGCAGGATCACGGCGGATTTCGCAGCCCATGCGGTCACGGTGTTGTGGCGGGTGGACCCGGGGCCGGACGCCGCGTTCGGGGAAACCGACATCCAGGGCCTGACCGAGGTGAACCCGGCGGTGGTGCGCCGGGAGATTCCCTGGAGCGTCGGACAGCCCTACGACATCCGTCTGGTGGAGCAGTTGCGCACCCGTCTGATGGCCCTGGGGCTTTTTTCCAGCATCGAGGCCCAGCCGAACCGGGAGCTCGACGCCAAGGACCGGGCCACCGTGGTCCTGCGGCTTCTGGAGCGCAAGCACCGCACCTTCAAGGGCGGGGTGGACTACAAAAGCGACGAGGGCCCGGGATTCACCCTGGGCTGGGAACACCGCAACCTCTTCGGCCAGGGCGAAAAATTGTCCCTGTCCGCCGGGGCCTCGCCCATCCGCCAATACGGCGAGGCTATGTTCGAGCTTCCGGCCCTGTGGCATCCCCGGCAAAAGCTGACCGCCAAGGCCCGCTACGCCAACGAGGAGCTGGAGGCGTACGTCGGCGAGAACTTCACAGCCACGACCCTTTTGCGCCGCGAAATGGGGGACCATCTCTCGGCCGCCGCCGGGCTGGGATACCGCCTGTCCATCATCTCCGAGGACAAAAGCCGTCCCTGGGAGTCCGGCAAGGACTATCATTTCGTCTTCGTTCCCATGGAGATGGCCTACGATTCCCGCGACGACCCCCTGGATCCCCAAAAGGGCTTCCTGACCAGCCTGTCCCTGGCCCCGTATGCCGGTACCGCCGGGCAGTCGGGCTTTGTACGCCCAGAGCTCAACGCGGCGTTCTACTGGCGGCTTTTCGACTCCCCGGACGTCATCTTCGCCAACCGGGGCTACCTGGGCGCGGACATCGGGGCGTCCATGGACGAACTGCCCTCGGATCTGCGCTTCTATGCCGGGGGCGGCGGCTCCATCCGGGGCTATCCCTACCAGACCGTGGGGCCTTTGCGCAGCAAGACCCCCACCGGCGGCCGATCCGTGTTCACCTTTTCCTCGGAACTGCGGGTCCGGCTCTCCGAATACGTGGGGGTCGTGCCCTTTCTGGACGGCGGCACGGCCTTCGCCGACGCGCTGCCGCCCTACCAGGAGTCCCTGCGTTTCGGCGCTGGCCTTGGGCTGCGGGTCTACACCCCCATCGGCCCCATCCGGGTGGACGTGGCCACACCGCTGAACCGCCGCGAAAACATCGACGACGTGGGGCAGTTTTACATCAGCATCGGGCAGGCCTTCTGA